From a region of the Colias croceus chromosome 30, ilColCroc2.1 genome:
- the LOC123704647 gene encoding uncharacterized protein LOC123704647: MGSAKHTAIKQATMGEEKKSIKDILKKPFQAIFNRKDKRKNKATDKDPERDKKETEKVKEIVVTPVTELLNKLSLKDDEIDLSKLSIKDDDEDEFKNFSCKVIDDVRCTRLDSHKSDDSGYSEKIESDDEKDSKVDDKKKKKVQTVAISRAPIQNKHQFVTPAHPYSREADFRQISQINKQTFSGGQVLVNNTTRADNSFLNQALQLVDTNVREFNKNTQEEQVKYWQMAEEFINEKTTEEDLIAELLQVNPDICQLSNFPPKATDNIMATFDTCQVSIIPPEENPIEEFENANIIGEYDASEIFTQCIRNEMDTLNVFPTPPRSENVPSPMSDSQSYYPSHSPSNYTLSPETSSPMYNSDYERYQDVQYEYPSVLDSLETENDVDSTDKKAREKASMTLKQYKDMQKDIAAEFSKMECCQANRKTCKELFQGHLNKLKLEHRKMICQKVACLDLGKAYGVLQHIIASLTNGNTDEDLQLALFSLICEKVLALKKELFIGEFGLNLLKAAVLRCPSRPLITRYLVQCIRTVTREDTYKPAGECLFTEVDALGDNLIIACARGGDTFALSLYELVSKHSGDVPLFALHHANADGYTALHVACSTHSVKSPRIHITHVLLEHAGVDLWREDIKGGETALHLAVNSANCDLRLIMVIFKNIDRKLWKKLAHVQNRSSVTPLEYARSASKSSTRQNFPIEVLEFLKKCR, from the exons ATGGGAAGTGCTAAACATACTGCGATCAAACAAGCAACCATGGGTGAAGAGAAGAAATCCATAAAAGACATCCTCAAAAAACCGTTCCAAGCGATATTCAATAGAAAAGACAAGAGAAAGAACAAAGCAACAGATAAAGATCCGGAAAGAGATAAAAAGGAAACAGAGAAAGTAAAAGAAATTGTTGTTACACCGGTTACTGaactgttaaataaattatcactGAAAGATGATGAGATAGACTTAAGCAAACTTTCGATaaaagatgatgatgaagatgaATTCAAAAACTTCTCTTGCAAAGTAATTGACGATGTTAGGTGTACTAGATTAGATTCACACAAATCAGACGACAGTGGGTATTCAGAAAAAATAGAGTCAGATGATGAAAAAGATTCAAAGGTAGatgataaaaagaaaaagaaagtaCAGACTGTTGCTATATCGAGGGCTCCGATACAGAATAAACATCAATTTGTGACGCCTGCGCATCCGTATTCAAGAGAGGCTGATTTTAGACag atcagccaaataaacaaacagacatTCTCCGGGGGCCAAGTGCTCGTGAACAACACCACAAGAGCCGACAATTCCTTCTTGAACCAAGCGCTACAACTCGTCGACACAAATGTGCGGGAATTCAACAAAAACACGCAAGAGGAACAGGTCAAATACTGGCAAATGGCTGAAGAGTTCATTAACGAAAAGACCACGGAAGAGGACCTCATCGCAGAGCTGTTACAAGTGAACCCTGACATCTGTCAGCTGTCAAACTTCCCGCCGAaagccacagataatataatggCCACTTTTGACACCTGCCAAGTGTCAATAATCCCGCCGGAGGAGAATCCAATCGAGGAGTTCGAGAACGCAAACATCATTGGAGAATACGATGCATCGGAAATATTTACGCAATGTATTCGAAATGAAATGGATACATTGAACGTTTTTCCGACTCCGCCTAGATCGGAAAACGTACCAAGTCCTATGTCGGATTCACAGTCGTACTATCCAAGCCATTCTCCAAGTAATTACACGCTTTCCCCTGAAACGTCTTCACCAATGTATAACAGTGATTACGAAAGATACCAAGACGTTCAGTACGAGTATCCAAGCGTACTTGACAGTTTAGAAACGGAGAATGACGTTGACAGCACAGATAAAAAAGCGCGGGAAAAAGCGTCTATGAcgttaaaacaatataaagacATGCAGAAAGATATAGCCGCGGAATTCTCGAAAATGGAGTGTTGCCAGGCGAATAGGAAAACTTGTAAAGAATTGTTTCAAGGGCACTTGAATAAGTTGAAGCTAGAACATAGGAAGATGATTTGTCAAAAGGTTGCCTGTTTGGATCTCGGGAAAGCGTACGG agTATTGCAACACATAATAGCAAGTCTAACAAACGGCAACACGGATGAAGATTTACAGTTGGCTCTGTTCAGCTTAATCTGTGAGAAAGTGCTGGCTCTAAAAAAGGAATTGTTTATCGGAGAGTttg GTCTAAATCTACTAAAAGCAGCCGTACTACGTTGTCCCAGCAGACCGCTTATCACAAGATATTTGGTGCAATGCATACGAACAGTTACTAGAGAAGATACGTACAAACCTGCAGGGGAATGCCTGTTTACTGAG GTCGACGCTCTTGGTGACAATCTAATAATCGCTTGCGCTCGTGGTGGGGACACATTTGCGCTGTCTCTATACGAGCTTGTGTCGAAGCACAGTGGGGACGTACCATTGTTCGCTTTGCACCATGCTAATGCTGATG gatACACAGCATTACACGTAGCTTGCAGTACACATAGCGTGAAATCACCAAGAATTCACATCACACACGTGCTCTTAGAACACGCTGGTGTGGATTTGTGGCGTGAG gaTATAAAAGGTGGTGAAACAGCACTACATTTGGCTGTAAATTCAGCGAATTGTGACCTTCGTCTCATTATGGTCATATTTAAGAACATCGATCGAAAACTGTGGAAGAAACTTGCACATGTGCAAAATAGAAG cTCGGTAACTCCACTAGAATACGCCAGGTCTGCGAGCAAATCGTCGACAAGACAAAACTTTCCGATCGAAGTGTTGGAATTCCTCAAGAAATGCCGTTaa